In the genome of Oncorhynchus masou masou isolate Uvic2021 unplaced genomic scaffold, UVic_Omas_1.1 unplaced_scaffold_666, whole genome shotgun sequence, one region contains:
- the LOC135536814 gene encoding gastrula zinc finger protein xLCGF3.1-like isoform X3: MASVKLEDCSQTLELNVNIKDEEEEEKIGKSVSHGDHVETFSTSGEQQQEDHRAKRSHHCPHCEEIFPILSKLEIHLKLHTGDNLYSCTDCGKSFTTSQALTVHLRVHTGEKPYSCSDCGESFSQQSSLKTHHRIHTGEKPYSCSDCGKSFSVSSNLKTHLKIHTGEKPYFCSDCGASFSQQSHLQTHQHIHTGEKHYFCSDCGKFFTTSAELRVHQRTHTGEKPYCCSDCGKSFSQQVHLKCHQRIHTGEKPYSCSDCGKSFTRLDILKCHQRIHTGDKPYSCSDCGKSFSQQGNLKIHQRIHKGEKPYSCSDCGKCFTTSTELKSHQRTHTGEKPYYCSDCGKSFSRLATLKTHQCIHKGEKPHHFSQTS; the protein is encoded by the coding sequence gagaccaTGTTGAGACATTCTCTACATCTGGAGAGCAACAGCAGGAAGATCACAGAGCTAAGAGGTCTCACCACTGCCCACATTGTGAGGAGATTTTCCCAATTCTATCAAAACTAGAAATACACCTAAAACTACACACAGGAGATAATCTGTATTCCTgcactgactgtgggaagagtttcacaaCATCACAGGCTCTGACAGTTCATCTGCGAGTCCACACTGGAGAAaaaccttactcctgctctgactgtggggagAGTTTCTCTCAACAGAGCAGCTTAAAAACACACCAccgtatacacacaggagagaagccttactcatgctctgactgtgggaagagtttctccGTATCAAGCAACTTGAAAACACACCTAAAAATACACACCGGGGAGAAGCCTtacttctgctctgactgtggggcgaGTTTCTCTCAACAGAGCCACTTACAAACCCACCAacatatacacacaggagagaagcatTACTTCTGCTCTGACTGCGGAAAATTCTTCACAACATCAGCTGAGTTAagagttcatcagagaacacacacaggagagaagccttactgctgctctgactgtgggaagagtttctctcAACAGGTCCACTTAAAATGTCACCagcgaatacacacaggagagaagccttactcctgctctgactgtggaaagagtttcaccCGATTGGATATATTAAAATGTCACCAGCGAATACATACAGGAGataagccttactcctgctctgattgtgggaagagtttctcccAACAGGGCAACTTAAAAATACACCAACGTATACAtaaaggagagaagccttattcctgttctgactgtggaaaatgcttcacaacatcaactgagctaaaatctcatcagagaacacacacaggagagaagccttactactgctctgactgtgggaagagtttttccCGATTGGCTACCTTAAAAACACATCAATGTATACATAAAGGAGAAAAGCCTCATCACTTCTCTCAGACCAGCTAA